TTGCGCAACCGTCGCTGTCCCAGACCATAGCCGGCCTGGAGAAGGAACTCGGCGTTCCGCTCTTCCACCGCATCGGCAGGCGGGCCGTGCTGAGCGAGGCGGGCAAGGAGTTGGTGGGACCAGCCAGGCTGGTGATGCGGGACCTGGATGCAGCACAGGCAGCCGTCCAGTCCCTGCGGGGGATCCGCAGCGGGAAGCTGGACATCATCACCATGCCCTCCCCGGGAATCGAGCCCCTGACCTCCATGATCTCGGCGTTCACGCAACGCCATCCGTCCGTTCGGCTCAATGTTGGTGCGGCTTTCACTCCGGAGGAAGTGATCGAGTCGGTGCGCAGCGGCAGCCACGAGGTAGGGCTGGCCGGTTCTTCGACGCCGGTGAAGGTACCCGGCGTCGAGGTCCTTGAACTGGAGCGGCAACCGCTCATCCTGATCGTCAATCCACGGGCGGACACGTTCCCCTCCACCCACACAGCGATCCAGCGCGAGGAACTCGGCGGCCACCGGCTGATCGCCAGCCAGCGGGGATCACTCATGCGCTGGCTCGTGGATGATGCGTTGGCCCATGGCGTGGAGGTGGAGATCGTGGTGGAAGTTGCCCACCGGACCTCCATATTGCCGCTGGTCCTGGCCGGTGTGGGGCATGCCGTGATGCCGTCGTCGTGGGCGCCTACTGCCCATAAGGCCGGGCTCCGGACCTTGCTGGTGGAACCGGTGAACTACCTGGATGTCGCGGTGCTCAGCCGGAAGGAAAACCTCACCCCTGCGGCCAAGGCCTTCCTACAGGTTGCTGCCTCCCACACCGCCAGCACTGCTGGGACCAGGGACTGTAGGTAGTACCTATCAGCCGTATCGAAACCTGGTCTTGGACGCCGACTACCCCTCCGCCGTCTACTTGAAGAGGAAGAACAGTGTGACCCGGCTAACAGGCTCACTGCTAACAAACTCAACGAGGAGGTAGGCATGAGCGCCACCCAGAAATTCAGCATCGCATCTATCCCCGCCGACGGCGTAGGCAAGGAAGTTGTTTCCGCCGGCCGCCGCGTATTGGACGCTCTGGCTGAGAACTCCAACGGCAAGTTCGCGTTCGACTGGACCGAATTCCCGTGGGGATCGGAGTACTACGCAAAGACCGGGCTCATGATGGATCCCAAGGGCCTGGAAGCCCTGAAGGACTTTGACGCCATCTACTTTGGAGCCGTTGGCTGGGAGAACGTACCGGACCACATCAGCCTCTGGGGCCTGCGGCTGAACATCACGCAGAACTTTGACCAGTGGGCCAACATCCGCCCGGTCAAATTCCTCCCCGGCGTCCAGTCCCCACTCCGCAAGGCTGACAACACCGAACTCGACTGGGTGGTTGTCCGCGAGAACAGCGAAGGCGAATATGCCGGCCTTGGTGGTCGCAACCTGAGCGGCCGAGGCCCCGGCAACGAAGTCGCCC
The sequence above is a segment of the Arthrobacter sp. StoSoilB22 genome. Coding sequences within it:
- a CDS encoding LysR family transcriptional regulator, whose translation is MDTRKLKYFLAVVDHDGFNRAAEHLLIAQPSLSQTIAGLEKELGVPLFHRIGRRAVLSEAGKELVGPARLVMRDLDAAQAAVQSLRGIRSGKLDIITMPSPGIEPLTSMISAFTQRHPSVRLNVGAAFTPEEVIESVRSGSHEVGLAGSSTPVKVPGVEVLELERQPLILIVNPRADTFPSTHTAIQREELGGHRLIASQRGSLMRWLVDDALAHGVEVEIVVEVAHRTSILPLVLAGVGHAVMPSSWAPTAHKAGLRTLLVEPVNYLDVAVLSRKENLTPAAKAFLQVAASHTASTAGTRDCR